The Catharus ustulatus isolate bCatUst1 chromosome 26, bCatUst1.pri.v2, whole genome shotgun sequence genome has a window encoding:
- the PEF1 gene encoding peflin isoform X2 — protein sequence MAYPGQAFPGAGQPPPVGPYPGGPYGGGPPPGPYGQPPPGGPYGGGPPPGPYGQPPPGGPYGGPQPGPYGGAAPGGNAPPGVDPEAFSWFQTVDTDHSGFISVKELKQALVNNNWSSFNDDTCLLMINMFDKTRSGRIDVYGFSALLRFIQQWRSLFQQYDRDQSGSISFSELQQAFSQMGYNLSPQFSQLLLARYSQRSSNPSIQLDRFIHICMQLQSLTDAFREKDTALQGSVRLSYEDFLAMVVTRML from the exons ATGGCGTACCCGGGGCAG gcttTCCCCGGTGCAGGACAACCCCCCCCGGTCGGGCCCTACCCCGGGGGTCCCTACGGCGGGGGGCCACCCCCGGGACCCTACGGGCAACCTCCACCGGGGGGTCCCTACGGCGGGGGGCCACCCCCGGGACCCTACGGGCAACCCCCGCCCGGCGGTCCCTACGGCGGCCCCCAGCCCGGACCCTacggcggggcggccccgggag GGAATGCCCCCCCAGGGGTGGATCCCGAGGCGTTCTCCTGGTTCCAGACGGTGGATACGGATCACAGCGGGTTCATCTCCGTCAAGGAGCTGAAGCAGGCGCTGGTCAACAACAACTGGTCCTCGTTCAACGATGACACCTGTCTGCTCATGATCA ACATGTTTGACAAGACGCGCTCGGGGCGCATCGACGTCTACGGCTTCTCCGCCCTGCTCCGCTTCATCCAGCAGTGGAGGAGCCTCTTCCAGCAGTATGACAGGGACCAGTCGGGCTCCATCAGCTTCAGCGAGCTCCAGCAAG CTTTCTCCCAGATGGGTTACAACCTGAGCCCCCAGttcagccagctgctgctggccaggtaCTCCCAGCGCTCCTCCAATCCCAGCATCCAGCTGGACCGGTTCATCCACATCTGcatgcagctgcagagcctcaCCGACGCCTTCCGCGAGAAGGACACGGCTCTGCAGGGCAGCGTCCGCCTCAGCTACGAGGATTTCCTGGCCATGGTGGTGACCAGGATGCTGTGA
- the PEF1 gene encoding peflin isoform X1: protein MTRAPSPCPSRCPVSGARLTPALSPPQAFPGAGQPPPVGPYPGGPYGGGPPPGPYGQPPPGGPYGGGPPPGPYGQPPPGGPYGGPQPGPYGGAAPGGNAPPGVDPEAFSWFQTVDTDHSGFISVKELKQALVNNNWSSFNDDTCLLMINMFDKTRSGRIDVYGFSALLRFIQQWRSLFQQYDRDQSGSISFSELQQAFSQMGYNLSPQFSQLLLARYSQRSSNPSIQLDRFIHICMQLQSLTDAFREKDTALQGSVRLSYEDFLAMVVTRML, encoded by the exons ATGACACGAGCTCCATCCCCGTGCCCATCTCGGTGCCCGGTGTCCGGTGCCCGCCTCACAccggctctgtcccctccccaggcttTCCCCGGTGCAGGACAACCCCCCCCGGTCGGGCCCTACCCCGGGGGTCCCTACGGCGGGGGGCCACCCCCGGGACCCTACGGGCAACCTCCACCGGGGGGTCCCTACGGCGGGGGGCCACCCCCGGGACCCTACGGGCAACCCCCGCCCGGCGGTCCCTACGGCGGCCCCCAGCCCGGACCCTacggcggggcggccccgggag GGAATGCCCCCCCAGGGGTGGATCCCGAGGCGTTCTCCTGGTTCCAGACGGTGGATACGGATCACAGCGGGTTCATCTCCGTCAAGGAGCTGAAGCAGGCGCTGGTCAACAACAACTGGTCCTCGTTCAACGATGACACCTGTCTGCTCATGATCA ACATGTTTGACAAGACGCGCTCGGGGCGCATCGACGTCTACGGCTTCTCCGCCCTGCTCCGCTTCATCCAGCAGTGGAGGAGCCTCTTCCAGCAGTATGACAGGGACCAGTCGGGCTCCATCAGCTTCAGCGAGCTCCAGCAAG CTTTCTCCCAGATGGGTTACAACCTGAGCCCCCAGttcagccagctgctgctggccaggtaCTCCCAGCGCTCCTCCAATCCCAGCATCCAGCTGGACCGGTTCATCCACATCTGcatgcagctgcagagcctcaCCGACGCCTTCCGCGAGAAGGACACGGCTCTGCAGGGCAGCGTCCGCCTCAGCTACGAGGATTTCCTGGCCATGGTGGTGACCAGGATGCTGTGA